In Clostridium ljungdahlii DSM 13528, the genomic window GATAGCAAAACATGGGATGACAGATCTTGATATAGCTGCAAAAGGTGATCTTGATGTGGACTTTCATCATACCATGGAGGATATAGGAATTGTCATGGGGAAATGTATAAAAGATTCCTTGGGAGATAAAAAAAATATAAAAAGATATGGAACATTTTTTATACCAATGGATGAGAGTCTTTCGATGGTATCTATAGATTTGAGTGGCAGACCTTATTTAGTATTTGATGCTGATTTTAAAACTGAAAAGGTAGGAGAAATGGATACGGAATTGGTAGAAGAATTTTTTAGGGCAGTTGCTTTTAATGCAGAAATGACACTTCATATAAAAGTAATCTACGGAAAAAATACACACCATATGATAGAAGGAATATTTAAGGCATTTGGTCATGCACTTAAAGAGGCAGTATGTATAGATAGAAGTATAAATGGAATAATGTCTACGAAAGGAACTATATAAATAGTTAAAAATTAGGAATTAATAATTAATAGTGAGTAGAAAGTTGATGGAGATTTTTCTTCACTATGTTACGAAAATTATCCATAATTGTGCATTGTGCATTGAAGAAAGGGGTGTGTAAAATTGATTTCCATTGTAGATTATGGTATGGGAAATTTAAAGAGTGTTCAAAAAGCACTTAAATATATAGGAACAGATAGTAAAATAACTTCAGATCAGCGTGAAATAGAAAAAAGTGAAGCAATTATACTTCCTGGGGTAGGTGCATTTCCCGAGGCTATGAAGAATTTGAAAAAGAGAAATTTAGATAAAGTGCTAAAAAAGGAAGCAGGAAGAGGAAAGCCTTTTATGGGAATATGCCTTGGAATGCAGCTTTTATTTGACATAGGAGAAGAAATAGAAGAGTGTGAAGGATTAGGTCTGATACCAGGAAAAATAACAAAGTTATATGGGGATATAAAGATACCACATATGGGGTGGAATAATTTAGTAATAGATAAACAGTGTAAAATTTTAGAGGATGTACCTAAAAATAGCTATGTATACTTTGTGCATTCATTTTATGGAGAATTAAAATTTAAAGAAAATTTAAATGCCTATAGCACTTATGGAGAAATAAATATACCAGCTGTTGTAAGTAAAGATAATGTTTATGGAGCTCAGTTCCATCCAGAAAAAAGTGGTGACGTAGGTATTGAAATGCTCAAAAATTTTGTAAAGATAACAGCTTAATTGGATAATTTAAGGGGGCTTTTATATGTTGATACTTCCAGCGATAGATTTAAGAAATGGAAAATGTGTTAGATTGTATCAAGGAAAATTTGAAAAATCGGAGATAGTAGGAGAAGACCCGGTAAAGGTAGCACTGAGCTTTAAAAAAAGCGGTGCAGAGTATATTCATATGGTGGATTTAGATGGGGCACTTGATGGAAAAATAAAAAATATAGAAGTCATATCAAAGGTAATAGACGCCATTAAGATTCCAGTAGAACTTGGTGGAGGTATAAGAGATATAAAAACCATAGATATGCTTATAGAAATAGGAATATCAAGAGTAATACTTGGAACTGCAGCTTTAAAAAATCCTGATTTTGCAAAAGAAGCACTAAAAAAATATGGAGAAAAAATAGCAGTGGGAATAGATGCAAAAAATAAGAAAGTTGCAGTAA contains:
- the hisB gene encoding imidazoleglycerol-phosphate dehydratase HisB; its protein translation is MRIGELSRKTYETDVKVKINLDGSGKYNIDTGIGFFNHMLCMIAKHGMTDLDIAAKGDLDVDFHHTMEDIGIVMGKCIKDSLGDKKNIKRYGTFFIPMDESLSMVSIDLSGRPYLVFDADFKTEKVGEMDTELVEEFFRAVAFNAEMTLHIKVIYGKNTHHMIEGIFKAFGHALKEAVCIDRSINGIMSTKGTI
- the hisH gene encoding imidazole glycerol phosphate synthase subunit HisH, producing MISIVDYGMGNLKSVQKALKYIGTDSKITSDQREIEKSEAIILPGVGAFPEAMKNLKKRNLDKVLKKEAGRGKPFMGICLGMQLLFDIGEEIEECEGLGLIPGKITKLYGDIKIPHMGWNNLVIDKQCKILEDVPKNSYVYFVHSFYGELKFKENLNAYSTYGEINIPAVVSKDNVYGAQFHPEKSGDVGIEMLKNFVKITA
- the hisA gene encoding 1-(5-phosphoribosyl)-5-[(5-phosphoribosylamino)methylideneamino]imidazole-4-carboxamide isomerase — protein: MLILPAIDLRNGKCVRLYQGKFEKSEIVGEDPVKVALSFKKSGAEYIHMVDLDGALDGKIKNIEVISKVIDAIKIPVELGGGIRDIKTIDMLIEIGISRVILGTAALKNPDFAKEALKKYGEKIAVGIDAKNKKVAVNGWLNVSSVHYIDFAKRMEDIGVKTIIFTDISKDGTLKGPNLDQLFKIQNSVSCRIIASGGIKNIDDLKDISKMDIYGAITGKAIYSGNIDLKEAIEICK